A window from Canis aureus isolate CA01 chromosome 23, VMU_Caureus_v.1.0, whole genome shotgun sequence encodes these proteins:
- the OR6A2 gene encoding olfactory receptor 6A2: MEQSNQSGRVSEFVLLGFPAPAPLRALLFALSLLAYVLVLTENTLIIVAIRSHPTLHKPMYFFLANMSFLEIWYVTVTIPKMLAGFVGSKQSHGQLISFEGCMTQLYFFLGLGCTECVLLAVMAYDRYVAICHPLHYGVIVSGRLCVQLATGSWTGGFGISMVKVFLISRLSYCGPNIINHFFCDVSPLLNLSCTDMSTAELTDFVLAIFILLGPLSVTGASYMAITGAVVRIPSAAGRHKAFSTCASHLTVVIIFYAASIFIYARPKALSAFDTNKLVSVLYAVIVPLLNPIIYCLRNQEVKRALRRTLHLYQGQDTKHRKASRGG; the protein is encoded by the coding sequence ATGGAGCAGAGCAACCAGAGTGGAAGGGTAAGTGAGTTTGTGTTGCTGGGCTTCCCAGCTCCTGCACCACTGCGGGCACTTTTATTTGCCCTTTCTCTGCTAGCCTATGTGTTGGTGCTGACTGAAAATACACTCATCATTGTGGCAATTAGGAGCCATCCCACCCTTCACAAACCCATGTACTTTTTTCTGGCGAATATGTCCTTCTTGGAGATATGGTATGTTACTGTCACTATTCCGAAGATGTTAGCTGGCTTTGTTGGGTCAAAACAGAGCCATGGACAGCTAATCTCCTTTGAGGGCTGCATGACACAGCTCTACTTTTTCCTGGGACTGGGCTGCACTGAGTGTGTCCTTCTTGCTGTTATGGCCTATGATCGTTATGTGGCCATCTGTCATCCTCTCCACTATGGTGTCATTGTCAGTGGCCGGCTGTGTGTGCAGCTAGCAACTGGCTCCTGGACTGGAGGCTTTGGCATCTCCATGGTCAaagtttttctcatttctcgCCTCTCCTACTGTGGACCCAACATCATCAACCACTTTTTCTGTGATGTCTCCCCATTGCTCAATCTTTCATGCACTGACATGTCAACAGCAGAGCTTACAGACTTTGTTCTGGCCATTTTTATCCTGCTGGGGCCACTCTCTGTCACTGGGGCCTCCTACATGGCCATCACTGGTGCTGTAGTGCGCATTCCTTCAGCTGCTGGGCGCCATAAAGCCTTTTCCACCTGTGCCTCTCACCTTACTGTTGTGATCATCTTCTATGCAGCCAGTATCTTCATCTACGCCCGGCCAAAGGCACTCTCAGCTTTTGACACCAACAAGCTAGTTTCTGTACTCTATGCTGTCATTGTACCATTGCTTAACCCTATCATTTACTGCTTGCGCAATCAAGAGGTGAAGAGAGCCCTACGCCGCACTCTGCACCTCTACCAGGGCCAGGATACTAAGCACAGGAAAGCTAGTAGAGGTGGATAG
- the LOC144295301 gene encoding olfactory receptor 6B9-like, whose translation MLEKNITLVSEFILVGFPTAPWIQVLLFFLFLVVYLLVVVENLIIMLTVWITASLHKPMYYFLSSLSFLEVWYVSVTVPKMLDGFLLQRRHISFTGCMTQLYFFISLACTECVLLAAMAYDRYVAICHPLQYPIIMTTGYCVQLVAFSYVSGFMVSVIKVYFISHVAFCGSNVMNHFFCDISPILKLACKDMSTAELVDFALAIIILVLPLITTILSYVYIVSTILRIPSTQGRKKAFSTCASHLTVVIIYYTAMIFMYVRPRAIASFNSNKLISAVYAVLTPMLNPFIYCLRNQEVKNAIKKTMGVGQCLLFS comes from the coding sequence ATGCTGGAGAAAAACATCACTCTGGTCAGTGAGTTCATCCTGGTGGGCTTCCCCACTGCCCCGTGGATACAAGTCctgctcttcttccttttccttgtggTCTACTTGCTGGTGGTAGTAGAGAATCTTATCATCATGCTCACTGTTTGGATCACTGCCTCCCTCCATAAACCCATGTACTATTTCCTGAGTAGCTTGTCTTTTCTGGAGGTCTGGTATGTTTCCGTCACAGTTCCCAAGATGCTGGATGGATTCCTTCTGCAGAGACGACACATCTCCTTCACAGGTTGCATGACCCAGCTCTACTTCTTTATCTCATTAGCCTGCACAGAGTGTGTGCTTCTGGCAgccatggcctatgaccgctatgtggccatctgccaccCTCTCCAATACCCAATCATTATGACCACAGGCTATTGTGTACAGCTGGTGGCTTTCTCCTATGTGAGTGGTTTCATGGTCTCTGTCATCAAGGTTTATTTCATTTCACATGttgccttttgtggttccaatgTCATGAACCACTTTTTCTGTGATATCTCCCCAATTCTCAAGCTGGCTTGCAAAGACATGTCTACAGCTGAGTTAGTGGACTTTGCTTTGGCTATCATCATTCTTGTCTTGCCACTCATCACCACTATCCTTTCCTATGTCTACATTGTCTCCACCATTCTGCGGATACCCTCCAcccaaggaaggaagaaagcctTCTCTACCTGTGCATCACACCTCACTGTAGTCATAATTTATTATACAGCcatgatttttatgtatgttcGGCCCAGAGCTATTGCATCATTTAATTCCAACAAACTAATCTCAGCTGTGTATGCAGTGCTCACACCAATGCTAAATCCTTTCATCTACTGCCTTAGGAACCAGGAAGTTAAAAATGCTATCAAAAAGACTATGGGGGTTGGACAGTGCCTCCTGTTTAGCTAA